In Amycolatopsis sp. EV170708-02-1, the following are encoded in one genomic region:
- a CDS encoding carbamoyltransferase C-terminal domain-containing protein, producing MYVLGISRVHDSAAALVRDGEIIAFAEEERFTRKKHDGDFPAEAIKFCLERGGITLADVDHVAYYWQRWREGIHAAKVFAKYFPGTLEVFRNQNGDEGGSSAGMVETFKTGGGKGVDDYHVGGAVLAHIKRSFTLERDVKEAVGWTGPTKFKTHLVDHHKAHAASGYFISPWEESAVLTFDGIGSDGTATYLGHGKGNRIIDIRRIKFPHSLGAMYAGVTGYLGFYPTRDEGKIMGLAPLGNDTYVDAFKQLIHLDDDGGYELELSFFGHHRTGKHVMSEKFTDLFGPARPKTRVTAENPVPQHYCDIAYALQVTLEEAGLHIARWLQRETGSRRLSVAGGVALNSVMNGRILLETPFEDFFAQPAAADDGCALGSALEVSVGKYGKPRPRDGYTYTGPDYTEAEMELALQDAGVRYTKVDDIAAHTAKKISEGKIIGWVQGRMECGPRALGNRSLVADPRDPDSKTRMNEKVKHREAFRPFAPSCLAERAGDWFVSDYPSPVMLLVFDVLPDKRDEVPAITHVDGTARVQTVTEADNPLYYRMISEFEKLTGVPMVVNTSFNDNNEPIVASPADAVACYLKTDVDALALGPFWAEKDDL from the coding sequence ATGTACGTACTGGGAATCAGCAGGGTCCACGACTCGGCCGCCGCGCTCGTGCGCGACGGCGAGATCATCGCTTTCGCCGAAGAAGAACGCTTCACCCGGAAGAAGCACGACGGGGACTTCCCCGCGGAGGCGATCAAGTTCTGCCTGGAGCGCGGCGGGATCACCCTCGCCGACGTCGACCACGTCGCCTACTACTGGCAGCGCTGGCGCGAAGGCATCCACGCGGCGAAGGTGTTCGCGAAGTACTTCCCGGGAACGCTGGAGGTGTTCCGCAACCAGAACGGCGACGAGGGCGGCTCGTCGGCCGGCATGGTGGAGACGTTCAAGACCGGTGGTGGCAAAGGCGTCGACGACTACCATGTCGGCGGCGCGGTGCTCGCGCACATCAAGCGGTCCTTCACGCTCGAACGCGACGTGAAGGAGGCCGTGGGCTGGACCGGCCCGACGAAGTTCAAGACGCATCTGGTCGACCACCACAAGGCGCACGCCGCCAGCGGGTACTTCATCTCGCCGTGGGAAGAGTCGGCGGTGCTCACCTTCGACGGTATCGGCAGCGACGGCACCGCGACCTATCTGGGGCACGGCAAGGGAAACCGGATCATCGACATCCGGCGGATCAAGTTCCCGCACTCGCTCGGCGCGATGTACGCCGGCGTCACCGGCTATCTGGGCTTCTACCCCACCCGTGACGAAGGCAAGATCATGGGGCTGGCGCCGCTCGGCAACGACACCTACGTCGACGCGTTCAAGCAGCTGATCCACCTCGACGACGACGGCGGGTACGAGCTCGAACTGAGCTTCTTCGGCCACCACCGCACCGGCAAGCACGTGATGTCGGAGAAGTTCACCGACCTCTTCGGCCCGGCACGGCCCAAGACCCGGGTCACCGCGGAGAACCCGGTGCCGCAGCACTACTGCGACATCGCCTACGCGCTGCAGGTCACCTTGGAGGAGGCCGGGCTGCACATCGCGCGGTGGCTGCAGCGGGAGACGGGATCGCGGCGGCTGTCCGTCGCGGGCGGTGTCGCGCTGAACAGCGTGATGAACGGCCGGATCCTGCTGGAAACCCCGTTCGAGGACTTCTTCGCCCAGCCCGCGGCGGCCGACGACGGCTGCGCGCTCGGTTCGGCGCTGGAGGTGTCGGTCGGCAAGTACGGCAAGCCCCGTCCTCGCGACGGCTACACCTACACCGGCCCGGACTACACCGAGGCGGAGATGGAGCTGGCGCTGCAGGACGCCGGGGTCCGCTACACCAAGGTCGACGACATCGCCGCGCACACGGCGAAGAAGATCTCCGAGGGCAAGATCATCGGCTGGGTGCAGGGCCGGATGGAATGCGGGCCGCGCGCGCTCGGCAACCGTTCGCTGGTGGCCGACCCGCGCGACCCCGACTCGAAGACGCGGATGAACGAGAAGGTCAAGCACCGCGAGGCCTTCCGGCCGTTCGCGCCGTCGTGCCTGGCGGAACGCGCGGGCGACTGGTTCGTCAGCGACTACCCGTCGCCGGTCATGCTGCTGGTGTTCGACGTCCTGCCGGACAAACGCGACGAGGTGCCGGCCATCACCCACGTCGACGGGACCGCCCGCGTGCAGACGGTGACCGAAGCCGACAACCCGCTGTACTACCGGATGATCAGCGAGTTCGAGAAGCTCACCGGCGTGCCGATGGTGGTCAACACCTCGTTCAACGACAACAACGAACCGATCGTCGCCAGCCCGGCCGACGCGGTGGCCTGCTACCTCAAGACCGACGTCGACGCCCTCGCCCTCGGGCCGTTCTGGGCAGAGAAGGACGACCTGTGA
- the hemW gene encoding radical SAM family heme chaperone HemW, translating into MPALLPETTTPVESALPESALEGLGTRPFGVYVHVPFCATRCGYCDFNTYTAGELDSGSSPQSWLEGLKREFDLAARVLKEPPAVDTVFVGGGTPSLLGADGLRSVLDAVRDTFGLAPGAEVTTESNPESTSPEFFAGIRDAGYNRISLGMQSAAQHVLKILDRVHTAGRPVAAAGEARAAGFDHVNLDVIYGTPGERPEDLQASLDAVLAAGVDHVSAYALIVEEGTALARRIRRGELPAPDDDVLAADYEMIDRVLASAGLRWYEVSNWAASEEARCRHNIGYWRGGDWWGAGPGAHSHVGGVRWWNVKHPARYAASLAAGESPAAGRELLTGEDRNLERVMLELRLSEGLPLDALDDDGRAEARAAAAEGLLEQSALDGQGRAVLTDRGRLLADGLVRRLT; encoded by the coding sequence GTGCCCGCGTTGCTGCCCGAAACCACCACGCCCGTCGAATCCGCGCTCCCCGAGAGCGCGCTGGAAGGGCTCGGCACGCGACCGTTCGGCGTCTACGTGCACGTCCCCTTCTGCGCGACCCGCTGCGGCTACTGCGATTTCAACACCTACACCGCCGGAGAGCTGGACAGCGGTTCGTCGCCGCAGTCGTGGCTCGAAGGCCTCAAACGCGAGTTCGACCTGGCCGCGCGCGTGCTGAAGGAGCCGCCCGCGGTCGACACCGTCTTCGTCGGCGGCGGGACCCCGTCCCTGCTCGGCGCCGACGGGCTGCGAAGCGTCCTCGACGCCGTTCGCGACACCTTCGGACTCGCGCCGGGCGCGGAGGTGACGACCGAGTCCAATCCCGAGTCCACCTCGCCCGAGTTCTTTGCGGGCATCCGTGACGCCGGGTACAACCGGATCTCGCTCGGGATGCAGTCGGCCGCACAGCACGTGCTGAAGATCCTCGACCGTGTGCACACCGCAGGCCGCCCGGTCGCGGCCGCCGGGGAGGCCCGCGCCGCGGGGTTCGACCACGTCAACCTCGACGTCATCTACGGCACGCCGGGGGAGCGGCCCGAAGATCTCCAGGCCTCGCTGGACGCGGTGCTGGCCGCCGGTGTCGACCACGTCTCGGCGTACGCGCTGATCGTCGAAGAGGGCACCGCGCTCGCCCGCCGCATCCGCCGCGGCGAACTGCCCGCGCCGGACGACGACGTGCTCGCCGCCGACTACGAGATGATCGACCGCGTCCTCGCCTCGGCGGGACTGCGGTGGTACGAGGTGTCCAACTGGGCGGCCTCGGAGGAAGCCCGCTGCCGGCACAACATCGGCTACTGGCGCGGCGGCGACTGGTGGGGCGCCGGGCCGGGCGCGCACAGCCATGTCGGCGGCGTGCGGTGGTGGAACGTCAAACATCCGGCGCGCTACGCCGCTTCCCTCGCGGCCGGGGAGTCGCCCGCCGCGGGCCGCGAACTGCTGACCGGCGAAGACCGGAATCTCGAACGTGTGATGCTGGAACTCCGGCTGTCCGAAGGGCTTCCGCTCGACGCGCTCGACGACGACGGCCGGGCCGAAGCCCGTGCCGCCGCCGCCGAAGGGTTGCTCGAACAGTCCGCTTTGGACGGTCAGGGTCGTGCGGTGCTGACCGACCGGGGCCGGTTGCTGGCCGACGGCCTGGTGCGACGGCTCACCTGA
- a CDS encoding VOC family protein: MQLNGFGACVVVEDIAETTAWWKRHLQLEVTIELDWFSSLNVGVPGYEMSFVKRGHKSTPEPWRAQEAAGSMVGLMVADAAGEYERLRGEGVKIVTELVDEEFGQRHFYIEDLNGFLVDIIEAIPPSAEWLAANGLA, translated from the coding sequence ATGCAACTCAACGGTTTCGGCGCCTGCGTGGTCGTCGAGGACATCGCCGAGACCACCGCCTGGTGGAAGCGGCACCTGCAGTTGGAGGTCACGATCGAGCTGGACTGGTTCTCCAGCCTCAACGTCGGAGTGCCGGGTTACGAGATGAGCTTCGTGAAACGCGGCCACAAGTCCACGCCGGAGCCTTGGCGAGCGCAGGAAGCCGCCGGGTCGATGGTCGGGCTGATGGTCGCCGACGCCGCGGGCGAGTACGAGCGCCTGCGCGGGGAGGGGGTCAAGATCGTGACGGAGCTCGTGGACGAGGAATTCGGCCAGCGGCACTTCTACATCGAGGACCTGAACGGCTTCCTGGTCGACATCATCGAGGCCATCCCGCCGTCCGCGGAGTGGCTGGCCGCTAACGGGTTGGCCTAA
- a CDS encoding TetR/AcrR family transcriptional regulator: MRQNPERRTALTDAAITVLAREGARGLTYRAVDVEADVPPGTTSNYFRNRDQLLGEVGVRVQERLSAPAEVMANPGAESPSHDRVGVLLGELMGRLTGHREPYLALLELRLEATRRPDLSAALTKTVREGIDMSVDWHIAAGMPGGRAEVLLMYLALTGLTVERLTLPEVLADVTDEEVIRIIVDRVLPS; encoded by the coding sequence ATGCGACAGAACCCGGAGCGCCGGACCGCGCTCACCGACGCCGCCATCACCGTCCTCGCCCGCGAGGGCGCGCGTGGCCTCACCTACCGCGCCGTGGACGTCGAAGCGGACGTGCCGCCGGGTACGACGTCCAACTACTTCCGCAACCGCGACCAGTTGCTCGGCGAGGTCGGCGTCCGTGTGCAGGAGCGGCTGTCGGCGCCGGCCGAGGTGATGGCGAACCCGGGGGCCGAGTCGCCGTCCCACGACCGGGTCGGCGTCCTGCTCGGCGAGCTGATGGGACGGCTGACCGGGCATCGGGAGCCTTATCTGGCCTTGCTCGAACTCCGCCTCGAAGCCACCCGGCGCCCGGATCTCTCGGCCGCGCTGACGAAGACCGTCCGCGAAGGCATCGACATGAGCGTCGACTGGCACATCGCGGCGGGCATGCCGGGCGGGCGCGCCGAAGTGCTGCTGATGTACCTCGCGCTGACCGGGCTCACCGTCGAACGGCTCACCCTGCCGGAGGTGCTCGCGGACGTCACCGACGAGGAGGTCATCCGGATCATCGTGGACCGCGTCCTGCCCTCTTGA
- a CDS encoding putative leader peptide, with product MTRAGISLVARRHVDLRRVASALCATNR from the coding sequence ATGACCCGCGCCGGAATCAGCCTCGTGGCACGCCGCCACGTGGACCTCCGTCGTGTGGCGAGCGCGCTCTGTGCGACGAACCGCTGA
- a CDS encoding nitrite/sulfite reductase yields the protein MSSPTRETPARTPRVKQKRGEGQWALGYREPLNPNERSKKDDNPLNVRARIENIYARGGFDSIDPGDLRGRFRWFGLYTQRKPGIDGGRTATLEPEELDDRYFMLRVRLDGGALTTEQLAVLAEISQTHARDTADITDRQNIQYHWIQIEDVPTIWAKLEKAGMTTLEACGDSPRVILGSPVAGIAADEIIDGTPAIDEIKRRYIGDPRYSNLPRKFKTAVSGQQDVAHEINDVAFVGVNHPEHGPGFDVWVGGGLSTNPMIGQRLGAWVSLDEVPDVWEGVISVFRDYGYRRLRARARIKFLVKDWGAAKFRQVLEDEYLKRKLTDGPAPEVPATQIDHVGVHPQIDGKFYVGAAPVAGRVSGATLLAVAKAAERAGSNRVRLTPHQKLVVLDVPEAEVNGLKTELADLGLQTEPSPWRRGIMACTGLEFCKLAIVETKARAIELVTDLEKRLADIQAEIENPVTVHLNGCPNSCARVQTADIGLKGQIVTDEDGKQVEGFQVHLGGGLGLDAGFGRKLRGHKVTAAELTAYVERVVRAYIAGREPGERFAQWVLRADESVLQ from the coding sequence ATGTCGTCGCCCACGCGCGAGACCCCTGCCCGTACGCCCCGGGTCAAACAGAAACGGGGCGAGGGACAGTGGGCACTGGGGTATCGCGAGCCGTTGAACCCCAACGAGCGGTCCAAGAAGGACGACAACCCGCTCAACGTCCGGGCGCGGATCGAGAACATCTACGCCCGCGGCGGCTTCGATTCGATCGACCCGGGCGACCTCCGCGGCCGGTTCCGCTGGTTCGGTCTCTACACCCAGCGCAAGCCGGGGATCGACGGCGGCCGCACCGCGACGCTGGAGCCCGAAGAGCTCGACGACCGCTACTTCATGCTGCGGGTGCGGCTCGACGGCGGCGCGCTGACCACCGAGCAGCTGGCCGTGCTCGCCGAGATCTCGCAGACCCACGCCCGCGACACCGCCGACATCACCGACCGGCAGAACATCCAGTACCACTGGATCCAGATCGAGGACGTCCCGACGATCTGGGCGAAGCTCGAAAAGGCCGGGATGACCACGCTGGAGGCGTGCGGCGACAGCCCGCGCGTCATCCTCGGCTCCCCCGTCGCCGGTATCGCCGCCGACGAGATCATCGACGGCACTCCCGCGATCGACGAGATCAAACGCCGCTACATCGGCGACCCGCGCTACTCGAACCTGCCGCGCAAGTTCAAGACCGCGGTCTCCGGGCAGCAGGACGTGGCACACGAGATCAACGACGTCGCCTTCGTCGGCGTGAACCACCCGGAACACGGCCCCGGATTCGACGTCTGGGTCGGCGGCGGCCTGTCCACCAACCCGATGATCGGGCAGCGCCTCGGCGCCTGGGTCTCGCTCGACGAGGTCCCGGACGTCTGGGAAGGCGTGATCAGTGTCTTCCGCGACTACGGCTACCGGCGGCTCCGTGCCCGCGCCCGGATCAAGTTCCTGGTGAAGGACTGGGGCGCCGCGAAGTTCCGCCAGGTGCTGGAAGACGAGTACCTCAAGCGCAAGCTGACCGACGGCCCGGCTCCCGAGGTGCCCGCCACCCAGATCGACCACGTCGGCGTGCACCCCCAGATCGACGGGAAGTTCTACGTGGGCGCCGCGCCGGTCGCGGGCCGCGTCTCCGGGGCCACCCTGCTGGCGGTCGCCAAGGCCGCCGAGCGGGCCGGGTCGAACCGCGTCCGCCTCACCCCGCACCAGAAGCTCGTGGTCCTCGACGTCCCCGAGGCCGAGGTGAACGGGCTGAAGACCGAACTGGCCGATCTCGGCCTGCAGACCGAGCCCTCGCCGTGGCGGCGCGGGATCATGGCCTGCACCGGCCTGGAGTTCTGCAAACTCGCGATCGTCGAGACGAAGGCCCGCGCGATCGAACTGGTCACCGACCTGGAGAAGCGCCTCGCCGACATCCAGGCCGAGATCGAGAACCCGGTGACCGTGCACCTCAACGGCTGCCCCAACTCCTGCGCCCGCGTGCAGACCGCCGACATCGGGCTCAAGGGCCAGATCGTCACCGACGAGGACGGCAAGCAGGTCGAAGGCTTCCAGGTGCACCTCGGCGGCGGGCTCGGCCTGGACGCCGGATTCGGCCGGAAACTGCGCGGGCACAAGGTGACCGCGGCGGAGCTGA